CAAAGATGAGTGAAATAATAAAAGATACACTAAGATGTAATGAATATGATATTATAATAACAGATATGCCAATGGCATTTTATGTAAAAAACATTAAAAAACCTAAAATTGTATATGCATTTGATGCTGTGGGAGATTATAATCATCATATGGCAAAAAAGGCAACAAGTATACAATCTAAGCTTTATTGGTATCTTAACTACATGAAAATTCATCAATATGAAAAATGTTACAACAAGTTTGATGAATGTATAGTTGTAAATAATAAGGATAAAAAACTTCTTGAACGTTTTATTAAAACACCTGTTAGTGTTGTTGCAAATGGTGTAGATATTGAATATTTTAAAAATAAGAACAACAGACGCATACGACAACTTGTTTTTGTAGGTGATATGAGTACACCTCCTAATAATGATGCTGTTCGTTATTTTGTTGATGAAATATATCCACTTATACTTAGAGAAGTTAATATTCCACTTAAAATTATTGGACGAAATCCAACAGATTATATAAAATCATTAGATGATGATCCTAATATTACAGTTACAGGTAGTGTGGATGATATACGAAAACATCTTAATCCTGGTTCTATCTTTATTACTCCAATGATATCAGGTACTGGTATTAAAAATAAAATTCTTGAAGCTATGAGTATGAGCTTATCTGTTGTAAGTACCAGGACTGGTATAAGTGGAATTAATGCTGTTAATGGTCATGACTTTCTGCTTGCTGATACACCAGAGGAATTTAAAGATGCAATACTAAGGCTAATATATGATGATAATCTTAACCGTCGTATTGCTGAAAATGCACGAGTATATGTTAAAAATAATTATTCATGGATTAATGCTTCAAATAAGATCATACATCTTATTAAAAAAAATATTAAATAAATACTATGACTATGTTATTTCAAGGATAGATATTACTTTTTTTTAATTTTTTATAATACAATAATGTTTCTCTTTTTTATTGAAATTATAAAGATATATTTAATTTATAAAGAAATATAAAAATTATACTTCTCTTTTTTTATATATCTAAAGAAACAGTGCTAATATTTATTAAATAAAAAAAAGTAAAATTAAAATATAAAAAATAGCTTAATTAAAATTAAAGAATATTTTAATAAAAAAATAAGGTTTTGAAGAAAATCTATAATTTTTTTAGAAAATAAGTAATAAAAATTCAATTCTTTAAAAACAATAATGATACATAAAAAAAATCATATAACAATTGATTCAAAACACATACAGATAAGACCTCACAACGCACAAAAAAGAACCAAAATTCGGTATAAAATTTGAATACTAATAATAAAATATATCAAAAGTACAAACTCAAAAAATATATTTTATAATATTTATCAATCAATTCCATGAAAAAAGTAAAAAAATAGGATCTCTACAAAGCCTAAAAATAAAATATTCTTCTCTTCATTTTTTTAAAGTCTTGATGAAATTTTAGAAAAAAAGAAGATGAATCAAAAAAAATTGGAGATTACTTACTTATGAAATACAAAAAATCTAAATTTTTATTAATAGGATTACTTGTACTTTCAATACTAATAAGCATAAGTGCAATCAACGCAACAGATAATAATACAATCAACATAAACACAATAACAGCAAACAATACACAAGACACAATAAACACACAAACCTCCAACAATAATAATGAAAAGAGTATTAAAAGTACAATAAAATCAGAAAATAAAAATAAGACTGTGAAAAAAGAAAACACAGCAAACAACTATGAAGAACTATACAACACAATCGAAACAATCAAGAATACAGGAACAAACAGTGAAGAAACAATAACACTAAGTCCAGGAAATTATAATATAACAAAACCAATAAACTGGGGAAACACAACACAAACAACAAAAACCTTAATAATCAATGGAAATGGAATAACACTAGATGGAGAAGGAAAATACCAATTTATAACAGTAGAAAGAGAATACACACTGAATCTAGAAAATATAAAAATCCAAAATTGTAACAGCACATACGGAGCAATAATATATAACAATGGAACTGTAACAATAAAAAACTCAACATTCATAAATAACACAGGGAAAGATCATGGTGGAGTAAACTATAACAACAAAGGTACTTTAACTATAACACATTCAAATTTCACAAATAACAATGCAACAAATAATGGTGG
The window above is part of the Methanosphaera cuniculi genome. Proteins encoded here:
- a CDS encoding glycosyltransferase family 4 protein, whose protein sequence is MTHILLISHDIPSMSVGATIPIYHMIKNLSTQYDITLVCFNSKKYDIKPLEKHLSNIILLDNPVYDSFKDQFTYTFKNMLSYDNIKMRSFFNYYYHPKMSEIIKDTLRCNEYDIIITDMPMAFYVKNIKKPKIVYAFDAVGDYNHHMAKKATSIQSKLYWYLNYMKIHQYEKCYNKFDECIVVNNKDKKLLERFIKTPVSVVANGVDIEYFKNKNNRRIRQLVFVGDMSTPPNNDAVRYFVDEIYPLILREVNIPLKIIGRNPTDYIKSLDDDPNITVTGSVDDIRKHLNPGSIFITPMISGTGIKNKILEAMSMSLSVVSTRTGISGINAVNGHDFLLADTPEEFKDAILRLIYDDNLNRRIAENARVYVKNNYSWINASNKIIHLIKKNIK